One region of Streptococcus salivarius genomic DNA includes:
- a CDS encoding PepSY domain-containing protein, which produces MRKMKKLVSYLLLLAIPVAIAAGLFVFNGSGYRLSEQDAADIAYKNAGVKTSEISQSTVSKARSGLHGSYEISFTTSDNHFEYTIDGQSGSILKHKSDHPTSKDEDDTQKSEEPKDETQPSESKEETAVSKETAQTTALNHAGLAEGSVTNLKTDLKTEGDGKVYNISFDYAASGLRYKYAVNADSGAIVAYTTEYLTGAATPAQ; this is translated from the coding sequence GTGAGCTACCTGCTTCTGCTCGCTATCCCAGTTGCCATTGCTGCAGGCCTGTTTGTCTTTAACGGTTCAGGTTATCGCTTGTCAGAACAAGATGCAGCAGACATTGCATACAAAAATGCAGGTGTCAAAACTTCTGAGATCTCTCAATCAACAGTTTCAAAAGCACGTTCTGGGCTTCACGGAAGTTATGAGATTAGTTTCACAACGTCAGACAACCATTTTGAGTATACGATTGACGGTCAGTCAGGATCTATTTTGAAACATAAGAGTGACCATCCAACATCTAAGGATGAGGATGATACTCAAAAAAGTGAAGAGCCTAAAGACGAGACTCAACCTAGCGAAAGCAAGGAAGAGACAGCAGTATCTAAAGAAACTGCGCAAACGACAGCTCTTAACCATGCTGGCCTAGCTGAAGGTTCTGTGACCAACTTGAAAACGGACTTGAAGACTGAAGGAGACGGTAAGGTCTACAATATCAGCTTTGATTATGCAGCTAGTGGTCTACGTTATAAATACGCGGTAAATGCTGATTCAGGAGCTATCGTAGCTTATACAACTGAGTATCTGACAGGGGCTGCGACTCCTGCTCAGTAG
- a CDS encoding flavin reductase family protein codes for MKQSFETSKLYYGFPIFILGYQDQTYGYNVTTCSSSYSLGDWLVIGVGSEENAADQIKHYQKFTVNIPDENLMLEMEQAGFISHREKIAKLGLDFRLSELTQAPILDPCPVVLDCKVDRIIEEDGICHIFAKILDRLAESDLLDDKGHFKNDRFAPTYFMGDGHKRVYRYLDDRVDPMGSFIKKARKKDDKS; via the coding sequence ATGAAGCAATCTTTTGAGACCAGTAAATTGTATTATGGTTTTCCCATTTTTATCTTGGGTTACCAGGACCAAACATACGGCTATAATGTGACGACTTGTAGCTCTTCCTATAGTCTAGGAGATTGGCTGGTCATCGGGGTTGGTAGCGAGGAAAATGCGGCAGACCAGATTAAACATTATCAGAAATTTACGGTTAATATCCCTGATGAAAACCTCATGCTAGAGATGGAACAGGCTGGTTTTATTAGTCATCGTGAGAAGATTGCTAAACTTGGCTTGGATTTCCGACTTTCTGAACTGACACAAGCACCTATTTTGGATCCTTGTCCAGTCGTTTTGGATTGTAAGGTAGACAGAATTATAGAGGAAGATGGTATCTGTCATATCTTTGCTAAGATTCTAGACCGTCTGGCTGAATCTGATTTGTTGGATGATAAGGGCCATTTTAAAAATGACCGCTTTGCACCGACTTACTTTATGGGTGATGGTCATAAGCGTGTCTATCGCTATCTAGATGACCGAGTCGACCCCATGGGAAGCTTCATCAAGAAAGCGAGGAAGAAGGATGACAAGAGCTGA
- a CDS encoding valine--tRNA ligase yields MSKELSPKYNPAEVEAGRYQKWLDEDVFKPSGDKKAKPYSIVIPPPNVTGKLHLGHAWDTTLQDIIIRQKRMQGFDTLWLPGMDHAGIATQAKVEARLAEDGISRYDLGREKFLDKVWEWKDEYASTIKQQWGKMGLSVDYSRERFTLDEGLSKAVRKVFVELYKKGWIYRGEFIINWDPKARTALSDIEVIHKDVEGAFYHMNYMLEDGSRALEVATTRPETMFGDTAVAVNPNDDRYKDLIGKNVILPILNKPIPIVGDEHADPEFGTGVVKITPAHDPNDFLVGQRHNLPQVNVMNDDGTMNELAGEFNGMDRFEARKAVVKKLEEIGALVEIEKMTHSVGHSERTGVPVEPRLSTQWFVKMDQLAKNAIANQDTDDKVDFYPPRFNDTFLQWMENVHDWVISRQLWWGHQIPAWYNAEGEMYVGEEAPEGDGWKQDEDVLDTWFSSALWPFSTMGWPDVEAEDFKRYFPTSTLVTGYDIIFFWVSRMIFQSLEFTGRQPFKNVLIHGLIRDEQGRKMSKSLGNGIDPMDVIEKYGADALRWFLSNGSAPGQDVRFSYEKMDASWNFINKIWNISRYILMNNEGLTLDAARENVAKVAAGQAGNVTDRWILHNLNETIGKVTENFDKFEFGVAGHILYNFIWDEFADWYVELTKEVLYSDNEDEKVITRSVLLYTLDQILRLLHPIMPFVTEEIYGQISEGTIVTAEYPVVRPEFENEEAAAGVEALKDVIRSVRNSRAEVNVAPSKPITILIKTSDSKLDAFFNDNVNYIKRFTNPEHLEIAADVEVPDLVMSSIITGAEIYLPLADLLNVEEELARLEKELAKWQKELDMVGKKLSNERFVANAKPEVVQKERDKQEDYQAKYDATVVRIEEMKKLV; encoded by the coding sequence ATGTCTAAAGAACTTTCACCTAAATACAATCCAGCCGAGGTTGAGGCTGGTCGTTACCAAAAATGGCTTGATGAGGATGTTTTCAAGCCTTCTGGCGATAAAAAGGCTAAGCCTTATTCAATCGTCATTCCACCACCAAACGTAACTGGGAAACTTCACCTTGGTCACGCTTGGGATACAACTTTGCAAGATATCATTATCCGTCAAAAACGTATGCAAGGTTTCGATACGCTTTGGCTTCCAGGTATGGACCACGCAGGGATTGCTACTCAAGCCAAGGTTGAAGCTCGTTTGGCTGAAGACGGCATCTCTCGTTATGACCTTGGCCGTGAAAAATTCCTCGATAAGGTTTGGGAATGGAAAGACGAGTATGCCTCAACTATCAAGCAACAATGGGGTAAGATGGGACTCTCTGTAGACTACTCTCGTGAGCGTTTCACACTTGACGAAGGTCTTTCAAAAGCGGTTCGTAAGGTTTTTGTAGAGCTTTACAAAAAAGGTTGGATTTACCGTGGTGAATTTATCATCAACTGGGATCCAAAAGCTCGTACAGCCCTTTCTGATATCGAGGTTATTCACAAGGATGTCGAAGGTGCCTTCTACCACATGAACTACATGTTGGAAGACGGTTCACGTGCCCTTGAAGTAGCAACAACTCGTCCTGAGACTATGTTTGGGGATACTGCCGTAGCGGTTAACCCAAATGACGACCGTTATAAAGACTTGATTGGTAAAAATGTTATCTTGCCAATCTTGAATAAACCAATTCCAATCGTTGGAGACGAACACGCAGACCCTGAATTTGGTACGGGTGTGGTTAAAATCACTCCTGCCCACGACCCTAATGACTTCTTGGTTGGTCAACGCCATAACTTGCCACAAGTTAACGTTATGAATGATGACGGTACCATGAATGAATTGGCTGGTGAATTCAACGGTATGGACCGCTTTGAGGCACGTAAGGCTGTTGTTAAGAAATTGGAAGAAATCGGTGCCCTTGTTGAAATCGAAAAGATGACTCACTCAGTTGGTCACTCAGAGCGTACAGGTGTGCCAGTTGAGCCACGCTTGTCTACACAATGGTTCGTTAAGATGGATCAATTGGCGAAGAATGCCATTGCTAACCAAGACACAGACGATAAGGTTGATTTCTACCCACCTCGTTTCAACGATACCTTCCTCCAATGGATGGAAAATGTCCACGACTGGGTAATCTCTCGTCAGCTCTGGTGGGGTCACCAAATTCCTGCTTGGTACAATGCTGAGGGTGAAATGTACGTTGGTGAAGAAGCACCAGAAGGTGACGGATGGAAACAAGACGAAGATGTCTTGGATACTTGGTTCAGTTCTGCCCTCTGGCCATTCTCAACTATGGGTTGGCCTGATGTGGAAGCAGAAGACTTCAAACGTTACTTCCCAACTTCAACCTTGGTAACAGGTTACGATATCATCTTCTTCTGGGTGTCTCGTATGATCTTCCAATCATTGGAATTCACAGGACGCCAACCATTTAAGAATGTCCTTATCCACGGCCTTATCCGTGACGAGCAAGGACGCAAGATGTCTAAGTCACTCGGTAACGGTATTGACCCAATGGATGTTATCGAGAAATACGGTGCCGATGCCCTTCGTTGGTTCCTTTCAAACGGTTCTGCACCAGGGCAAGACGTGCGCTTCTCTTACGAGAAAATGGATGCGTCATGGAACTTCATTAACAAGATTTGGAACATCTCTCGCTACATCCTCATGAACAATGAAGGGTTGACCTTGGATGCGGCGCGTGAAAATGTAGCTAAAGTGGCTGCTGGTCAAGCAGGTAACGTTACAGACCGTTGGATTCTCCACAACCTTAACGAAACTATCGGAAAAGTCACTGAAAACTTTGATAAGTTCGAATTTGGTGTGGCTGGTCATATTCTCTACAACTTCATCTGGGACGAGTTTGCGGACTGGTATGTTGAGTTGACTAAAGAAGTGCTTTATAGCGATAACGAGGACGAAAAAGTCATCACTCGTTCTGTCCTTCTTTACACCTTGGACCAAATCTTGCGTCTCCTTCACCCAATCATGCCATTCGTAACCGAAGAAATCTATGGCCAAATCTCTGAAGGAACAATCGTGACTGCGGAATACCCAGTAGTTCGTCCAGAGTTTGAAAACGAAGAAGCAGCAGCTGGTGTAGAAGCCCTTAAAGATGTGATTCGTTCAGTACGTAACTCTCGTGCAGAAGTGAACGTAGCTCCAAGCAAACCAATCACCATCTTGATCAAGACTAGTGATAGCAAGCTCGATGCCTTCTTCAATGACAATGTCAACTACATCAAACGCTTCACAAACCCAGAACACTTGGAAATTGCAGCAGATGTCGAAGTACCTGACTTGGTTATGTCAAGCATCATCACAGGCGCAGAAATCTACTTGCCACTCGCTGACCTTCTTAATGTCGAAGAAGAATTGGCCCGTCTTGAAAAAGAATTGGCTAAATGGCAAAAAGAACTGGATATGGTTGGTAAGAAACTCTCTAACGAGCGCTTCGTAGCCAATGCCAAACCAGAAGTCGTCCAAAAAGAACGCGACAAACAAGAAGATTACCAAGCTAAATACGATGCGACAGTCGTACGTATTGAAGAAATGAAGAAATTGGTGTAA
- a CDS encoding ATP-dependent nuclease — translation MLEKIQFINYKCFEDATIPLREITIAVGKNNAGKSTMIEGLRLIALAIKSGKKHNYKDLPPIFQQRNKKSKKLNLDSLKIDLRTVSHFYKEDIISKIIGYFNDKNKIEIYISDDVAYACYYDKSGRNIKSANKFLVSSFSRVEILPQIGLIKEEERQLAGSTIVNGRDTYLSSRHFRNEILDEKTKDITVYEEFCQLAEQTWQGLKVKELIAPSRGFIGDSTPPIQLMIEADRFTSEIGYMGSGLQMWLQIIWFICKSAESETVILDEPDVYMHPDLQRSLVKIVKNRFKQVIIASHSVEILSEVNPENVLMIDKSKQTMKFSSDIISVQNTLEDLGSSQNITLLRIANSKKCIFVENSSDLKILNKIYEKCYPENNDSLLTLPFVELKGASNLPQAFGLSKLFAGETKGSIQVKCILDRDYFPQTWLDKKIFEAKDADLNLKFWNKKEIENYFLIPKVLFVISGMENEIIFYQYLDKKIDENFKDEVADSLSTKLKELNSKWDIVKANSEARKIRDKSWNTLEEKLSIIGGKKALTMIRAWFQSEFKRSCSIDDIIKNAQKEDFDKEIIEMIEWLRE, via the coding sequence ATGTTAGAAAAAATTCAATTTATAAATTATAAATGTTTTGAAGATGCAACAATTCCTTTAAGAGAAATTACAATTGCTGTGGGGAAAAATAATGCTGGTAAATCTACTATGATAGAGGGGTTGAGATTGATTGCATTAGCAATAAAAAGTGGTAAAAAACATAATTATAAAGATTTACCTCCTATTTTTCAGCAGAGAAACAAGAAGTCGAAGAAACTTAATTTAGATTCTTTAAAAATTGATCTACGTACAGTGTCTCATTTTTACAAAGAAGATATTATTTCAAAAATAATAGGATATTTTAATGATAAAAATAAGATTGAAATTTATATTTCAGATGATGTTGCTTATGCTTGTTATTATGATAAATCGGGAAGAAATATAAAAAGCGCAAATAAATTTCTAGTAAGTAGCTTTTCAAGAGTTGAGATATTACCTCAAATTGGATTAATTAAAGAAGAAGAAAGACAGTTAGCTGGAAGTACAATTGTTAATGGTCGAGATACTTATTTGTCTAGTAGGCATTTTAGAAATGAGATATTAGATGAGAAAACAAAGGATATAACAGTTTACGAAGAATTTTGTCAGTTAGCAGAGCAAACTTGGCAAGGGTTGAAAGTAAAAGAATTGATTGCACCGTCGAGAGGATTTATAGGGGATAGCACTCCTCCAATCCAATTAATGATAGAAGCAGATAGATTTACTTCGGAGATAGGCTATATGGGGAGTGGTCTTCAAATGTGGCTTCAGATTATTTGGTTTATTTGCAAATCTGCAGAGTCAGAGACTGTGATACTAGATGAACCTGATGTTTATATGCATCCAGACCTACAGAGGAGTTTAGTAAAAATTGTAAAGAATAGATTTAAGCAGGTAATTATTGCTTCACATTCAGTAGAAATTTTATCAGAGGTTAATCCCGAAAATGTACTAATGATTGATAAATCTAAACAAACCATGAAATTCTCTTCAGACATCATTTCTGTACAAAATACATTGGAGGACTTAGGCAGTTCGCAAAACATTACATTGTTAAGGATTGCGAATTCTAAAAAATGCATTTTTGTCGAGAATTCAAGTGATTTAAAAATCTTAAATAAAATTTATGAAAAATGTTACCCAGAAAATAACGATTCACTACTAACACTTCCATTCGTGGAATTAAAAGGAGCAAGTAATCTACCACAAGCTTTTGGGTTATCAAAACTATTTGCGGGTGAAACTAAAGGTAGTATACAAGTAAAATGTATTTTAGATAGAGATTATTTCCCGCAAACTTGGTTAGATAAAAAGATATTTGAAGCAAAAGATGCTGACTTAAATTTAAAATTCTGGAATAAGAAAGAAATTGAAAATTACTTTCTTATTCCAAAAGTTTTATTTGTCATCTCAGGGATGGAAAATGAAATAATTTTTTATCAATATTTGGATAAAAAAATTGATGAAAACTTCAAAGATGAAGTGGCAGATTCATTGTCAACAAAACTAAAAGAATTAAATAGTAAGTGGGACATTGTTAAGGCTAATTCTGAAGCAAGAAAAATACGTGATAAATCATGGAATACTTTAGAAGAAAAGTTATCTATTATTGGTGGAAAGAAAGCCTTAACAATGATAAGAGCTTGGTTCCAGAGTGAGTTTAAAAGGTCCTGCTCGATTGATGATATAATAAAAAACGCTCAAAAAGAAGATTTTGATAAAGAAATTATTGAAATGATTGAATGGCTTAGAGAATAG
- a CDS encoding F0F1 ATP synthase subunit C: MNLTILALGLAVMGVSVGEGILVANIAKAAARQPEMFSKLQTLMFTGVAFIEGTFFVLFALSYIV, from the coding sequence ATGAATCTAACTATCTTAGCCCTCGGTTTGGCCGTTATGGGTGTATCTGTTGGTGAGGGTATCCTCGTTGCCAATATCGCTAAAGCTGCAGCTCGCCAACCTGAGATGTTTAGCAAACTTCAAACATTGATGTTTACTGGTGTTGCCTTTATCGAAGGTACCTTCTTCGTATTGTTTGCCCTTAGCTACATTGTCTAA
- the atpB gene encoding F0F1 ATP synthase subunit A — protein sequence METTSNPTVSLFGIDFDLTVLAMSLLTVIIVFGVVFWSSRKMTIKPKGKQNVLEFIYEFVNSTISQNLGKFTKNYSLLLFVIFTFVFTANNLGLLVSVKSEHYNFWTSPTSNFGVTITLSLIITLISHIEGIRKKGFKGYLKGYLSPYPAMLPMNILEQLTNLASLALRLFGNIYSGEVLTGLILKLVTWSAFAAPVSFALNLVWVAFSAFIGFIQSYVFIILSSNYIGDKVNEE from the coding sequence GTGGAAACTACAAGTAATCCAACCGTCTCATTATTTGGGATTGATTTTGACTTGACTGTCCTTGCCATGTCTCTCTTGACAGTAATTATCGTTTTTGGAGTGGTTTTTTGGTCAAGTCGTAAGATGACCATTAAACCAAAGGGAAAACAAAATGTGCTTGAGTTCATCTATGAGTTTGTGAACAGTACCATTTCTCAAAATCTTGGGAAATTCACGAAGAATTATAGTTTGCTCTTGTTTGTAATTTTCACCTTTGTTTTTACAGCGAACAACTTAGGTTTGCTTGTATCTGTAAAAAGTGAGCATTACAATTTTTGGACTTCTCCAACATCGAACTTCGGTGTTACTATCACTCTTTCTTTGATTATTACCCTCATTAGTCATATTGAGGGGATCCGTAAAAAAGGGTTTAAAGGCTATCTAAAAGGCTACCTTTCACCATACCCAGCTATGCTCCCAATGAACATTTTGGAACAATTAACCAACCTTGCTTCATTGGCCTTGCGTTTGTTTGGTAACATTTATTCTGGTGAGGTACTTACTGGCTTGATTCTTAAATTGGTGACATGGTCTGCTTTTGCAGCACCTGTATCCTTTGCTTTGAACCTTGTCTGGGTTGCCTTTTCAGCCTTTATCGGCTTTATCCAATCCTATGTCTTTATTATCCTAAGTTCAAACTATATTGGTGATAAAGTCAACGAAGAATAA
- the atpF gene encoding F0F1 ATP synthase subunit B, whose translation MSLLINSTTLGNIIITLGSVFLLYYLIRKFAWDQITGIFAAREKKIATDIDSAENARQEAESLAQKRQDELAGARTEAAQIIDGAKETGKTQESKIIAEAHDEAKRLKEKANQDIAQSRVEALAGVKGEVADLTVLLAEKVMKQNLDAKAQSDLIDSYLDQLGDA comes from the coding sequence ATGTCATTACTGATTAATAGTACGACACTTGGTAATATCATTATCACACTCGGCTCAGTTTTTCTCTTGTATTACCTCATCCGTAAATTCGCATGGGATCAAATTACAGGAATCTTTGCTGCTCGTGAAAAGAAAATTGCCACAGATATTGATAGTGCTGAAAATGCTCGTCAAGAAGCAGAAAGCTTGGCACAAAAACGTCAAGATGAGTTAGCAGGTGCTCGCACTGAAGCGGCTCAAATTATTGATGGGGCCAAGGAAACTGGTAAAACTCAAGAATCTAAAATCATTGCAGAAGCACATGATGAAGCTAAACGCTTGAAAGAAAAAGCAAATCAAGACATCGCCCAAAGCCGTGTGGAAGCACTTGCTGGCGTTAAAGGTGAAGTTGCAGACTTGACTGTCCTCTTGGCGGAAAAAGTTATGAAACAAAACCTTGATGCTAAAGCGCAATCTGACTTGATTGATAGCTATCTTGATCAATTAGGAGATGCTTAA
- a CDS encoding F0F1 ATP synthase subunit delta yields the protein MDKKTQALVEQYARSLVEVAFEQDAVSTIQEEVRQILTVFAETNLKTFLSQENVTSEAKKESLSLFQESCSVYMNNFLEVILLNDRANILYDVLKLVLELFDQEDNTYDVTVTSASPLSEEQKARLLAIVSQKFEIKTRRLVEKIDEDLIGGFVIKAKNKVVDTSIRSQLQTFKTNLK from the coding sequence ATGGATAAGAAAACACAAGCTCTTGTTGAGCAGTATGCCAGAAGTCTGGTAGAAGTCGCTTTTGAACAAGACGCCGTGTCAACAATCCAAGAAGAAGTAAGGCAAATCCTAACAGTTTTTGCTGAAACAAATCTAAAAACCTTCTTGTCGCAGGAAAATGTGACAAGTGAAGCTAAAAAAGAAAGTTTGAGCTTGTTTCAAGAGTCTTGTTCAGTGTATATGAACAATTTTCTTGAGGTAATCTTACTCAATGACCGTGCCAACATTCTCTATGATGTGTTGAAATTGGTCCTTGAGCTCTTTGATCAAGAAGACAATACTTACGATGTTACAGTGACATCAGCAAGTCCCTTGTCTGAGGAACAAAAAGCCCGACTTTTGGCGATTGTTTCACAAAAATTTGAGATTAAGACACGTCGTTTAGTAGAAAAAATTGATGAGGACCTCATCGGAGGATTCGTCATCAAAGCAAAAAATAAGGTTGTTGACACGTCAATTCGCAGTCAATTGCAAACCTTTAAAACGAATTTGAAATAG